Proteins found in one Methylobacter sp. S3L5C genomic segment:
- a CDS encoding helix-turn-helix domain-containing protein has protein sequence MAKTRSISLDENIIVDTSEASILICTPEKSLIKWRSTGEHNIPFIKIGRNVRYRTKDLREWIEKHVQGGVA, from the coding sequence ATGGCAAAAACCCGTAGCATTTCATTAGACGAAAATATCATCGTCGATACTTCCGAAGCATCAATACTTATTTGTACACCTGAAAAGTCATTAATCAAATGGCGCTCTACTGGTGAACACAACATTCCTTTTATTAAGATTGGTCGTAATGTCCGATACAGGACAAAAGATTTAAGAGAGTGGATAGAAAAGCATGTTCAAGGCGGTGTAGCATGA
- a CDS encoding helix-turn-helix domain-containing protein: MKNDAKTQRAIVLAWLLLRPLSTLEARKDLDIMAPAARIFELKQQGHNIVTHWTIADNGKARHRIASYVLLAQVGDV; this comes from the coding sequence ATGAAAAACGATGCAAAAACACAAAGAGCTATCGTGCTGGCTTGGTTGCTACTGCGCCCACTTAGTACGCTGGAAGCCCGTAAAGATTTGGATATTATGGCCCCAGCCGCGCGTATATTTGAGCTAAAGCAGCAGGGCCACAACATCGTAACTCACTGGACAATTGCCGATAATGGCAAAGCTAGACACCGTATTGCTTCTTATGTATTGCTGGCTCAAGTAGGTGATGTGTAA